A window of Apium graveolens cultivar Ventura chromosome 8, ASM990537v1, whole genome shotgun sequence contains these coding sequences:
- the LOC141676673 gene encoding protein Brevis radix-like 1 has product MLTCIRCSKQPIEDGEEGAAHPRGTPSTKEAVKSLTAQIKDIAVKFSGAYKQCKPCTGSPTFKKGQRGYPEFDISSEGVSYPSVQPESSSSTPAWDFTRTGNHQASRADSRFARPGRSANVSTQSAEVSVKNEDEPGEWMAQVEPGVQITFVSLPDGGNDLKRIRFSREMFNKWQAQRWWGENYDRIMELYNVQRFNRQPLSTPLRSEDVRDSSYSGLGSVKESPMTPSLNKDWSSKNHYKASGSKGYFPADYPDQGGNQQYNASSNVYTTGGPKGEASSVEAPRTTTSSRDEASVSVSNASDVESEWVEQDETGVYITIRQLADGTRELRRVRFSREKFGEVDAKQWWEQNRERIQDQYL; this is encoded by the exons ATGCTGACATGCATAAGGTGTTCAAAGCAACCTATAGAGGACGGGGAAGAAGGTGCAGCTCATCCGCGTGGGACACCTAGTACTAAAGAAGCCGTCAAAAGCCTGACGGCGCAG ATCAAAGATATAGCAGTGAAATTTTCTGGTGCTTATAAGCAATGCAAGCCCTGCACAGGCTCCCCCACATTCAAGAAAGGACAGAGAGGTTACCCTGAATTTGATATAAGTTCAGAAGGAGTATCATACCCCAGTGTGCAACCAGAAAGCTCAAGCTCCACTCCTGCTTGGGATTTTACAAGAACCGGAAACCATCAAGCCAGTAGAGCTGACTCAAGGTTTGCTAGGCCTGGAAGATCAGCTAATGTGTCTACTCAGTCTGCTGAAGTCTCTGTCAAGAATGAAGATGAGCCTGGAGAATGGATGGCACAGGTGGAGCCTGGTGTCCAAATTACATTTGTGTCTCTTCCTGATGGTGGGAATGATCTCAAACGAATTCGCTTTAG CCGGGAGATGTTTAACAAGTGGCAAGCTCAAAGATGGTGGGGTGAAAATTATGATCGAATAATGGAGCTCTACAATGTTCAGAGATTTAATCGGCAACCACTTAGCACTCCTCTGAGGTCGGAAGATGTG AGAGATTCTTCTTACTCCGGACTAGGATCAGTCAAGGAAAGCCCTATGACTCCATCACTAAACAAAGACTGGAGTTCAAAAAACCATTATAAAGCTTCTGGTAGTAAAGGTTATTTCCCAGCAGACTATCCAGATCAAGGTGGCAACCAACAATATAATGCCAGTTCTAATGTTTACACTACTGGTGGCCCAAAAGGTGAGGCATCATCTGTGGAAGCACCAAGGACAACCACCTCCTCCAGAGATGAGGCATCAGTTTCGGTTAGCAATGCTAGCGATGTAGAATCAGAGTGGGTAGAACAAGATGAGACTGGAGTATACATCACAATCAGACAACTAGCAGATGGCACTAGAGAGCTTCGGCGTGTCAGATTCAG CCGCGAGAAATTTGGAGAGGTTGATGCAAAGCAATGGTGGGAACAAAACAGggagagaatacaagatcaatACCTGTAG